A stretch of the Leopardus geoffroyi isolate Oge1 chromosome B2, O.geoffroyi_Oge1_pat1.0, whole genome shotgun sequence genome encodes the following:
- the FAM8A1 gene encoding protein FAM8A1: MAEGPEEARGRPPGQDDGGGDPEPVPSLRGPPAAAAPRPRDGPQAEPQAPGRPPAPGLALAAAAAEESEPPREPGKCGEAAPGSSAGPQEPAGREAPEAGAPRERPARLSAREYSRQVHEWLWQSYCGYLTWHSGLAAFPAYCSSQPPPPSYPSGGGAAAPQPAAPPPPQLGYYNPFYFLSAAAAGPDPGVATGVTTAAPVAGLGPRAPQGQGSVRSTPVTRVGSAAPSRTPSETGRQAGREYVIPSLAHRFMAEMVDFFILFFIKATIVLSIMHLSGIKDISKFAMHYIIEEIDEDTSMEDLQKMMIVALIYRLLVCFYEIICIWGAGGATPGKFLLGLRVVTCDTSVLIAPSRVLVIPSSNVSITTSTIRALIKNFSIASFFPAFITLLFFQHNRTAYDIVAGTIVVKRNGVR; encoded by the exons ATGGCAGAGGGGCCGGAGGAAGCCCGAGGCCGCCCTCCCGGGCAGGACGACGGCGGAGGGGACCCCGAGCCCGTCCCTTCCCTGAGAGGCCCTCCTGCCGCCGCCGCCCCACGCCCCCGGGACGGGCCGCAGGCCGAACCCCAGGCCCCGGgccggcccccagccccgggcctCGCGCTAGCTGCGGCCGCCGCCGAGGAATCGGAGCCGCCGCGCGAGCCCGGGAAGTGCGGGGAGGCGGCCCCCGGCTCCAGTGCGGGGCCGCAGGAGCCGGCAGGCCGCGAGGCGCCCGAGGCCGGCGCGCCGCGAGAGAGGCCGGCGCGGCTGAGCGCCCGCGAGTACTCCCGGCAGGTGCACGAGTGGCTGTGGCAGTCCTACTGCGGCTACCTCACCTGGCACAGCGGCCTGGCCGCCTTCCCCGCCTACTGCAGCTCCCAGCCGCCCCCGCCGAGCTACCCCTCGGGCGGAGGCGCCGCCGCCCCCCAGCCCGCGGCGCCGCCGCCCCCCCAGCTGGGCTATTACAACCCCTTCTACTTCCTGAGCGCCGCGGCCGCCGGGCCCGACCCGGGGGTGGCCACCGGCGTCACCACCGCTGCTCCCGTCGCGGGCCTGGGACCCCGGGCCCCGCAAGGGCAGGGATCCGTCCGCTCAACCCCAGTGACCAGAGTGGGATCGGCCGCTCCTTCGCGAACCCCGAGCGAGACCGGGCGGCAAGCAG gcAGAGAGTATGTTATTCCATCCTTGGCCCACAGATTTATGGCAGAAATGGTggatttctttattctgttctttatAAAAGCAACGATTGTCTTAAGTATTATGCACCTCAGTGGAATAAA GGATATCTCTAAGTTTGCTATGCATTATATaatagaagaaatagatgaaGACACATCAATGGAAGACTTGCAGAAAATGATGATTGTGGCTCTTATATACAGATTATTAGTTTGTTTCTATGAG ATAATCTGCATTTGGGGAGCAGGCGGAGCCACCCCCGGGAAGTTCCTGCTGGGGCTTCGAGTTGTGACGTGTGATACCTCAGTGCTTATTGCACCGAGTCGGGTTTTAGTGATTCCTTCCTCAAATGTTAGCATTACAAC GTCCACTATACGAGCTTTGATCAAGAACTTTTCTATTGCttcttttttccctgctttcaTCACACTGCTGTTTTTTCAGCATAATCGAACAGCCTATGACATTGTAGCAGGAACCATTGTGGTAAAGAGAAATGGGGTCAGATGA